ACCCACGGTGCCTGCGCGCGCCTACGCGGTTCTCGTCATGTTGTTTCTGTTCCAGACCATCAATTTCTTCGACAAGCTGGTGTTCGGCCTCTCGGCGGTGCCGATGATGAAGGAGCTCTCTCTCAGCCCGAAGGAATTCGGCCTGATTGGCAGCAGCTTCTTTCTGCTGTTCTCGCTCTCGGGGATGGCGGTCGGACTGTTTGTCGTCGGCCGCTTTCCCGTGAAGTGGATCTTGATGCTGCTCGCGGCTATCTGGTCGGCGACGCAGCTTCCGGTGTTCTTCTCGAGCTCCGTCATGGTGCTGGTCGTCTGCCGAATCCTGCTCGGCGCGGGCGAGGGGCCCGGCCTGCCGACGGCCTTGCACGCCTGCTACAACTGGTTTCCGGCCGACAAGCGTAGCGTCCCGAGCGCGGTGGTCCTGCAGGGCATCAGCATCGGACTCTTGGCCGGCGGCCCCCTGCTGACCTATGTGATCCTCGGTCACGGCTGGCGCACGGGCTTTCTGGTCTGCGGCCTGCTCGGCATCGCCTGGATGATTGCCTGGAGCGTCATTGGCGGCGAGGGACCCTACGCGGCGGCGAGCGCAAGCCAGGATTCGCCTGCGGCCTCGCCGAACGTGCCGGCGCGGGTGCTGTGGTGCGATCCGACGGTGATCGGCGTCATCATCATGTCGACCATGTCGTACTGGATCGTCGGCATCTCCGCGACATGGCTGCCGCCATTCCTCCAGCTTGGACTCGGCTACAAGCCGACCGATGTCGGCTGGATCATTTCGGCCATCTACCTGTTCCAGTCGCCGCTGCTGCTCAGCGGCTCCTGGGTCACGCAAGTCCTTCAGCGTCGGGGCTGGAGCCTGCGCGCGTGTCTCGGCAACGCCTCGGGACTGGCGCTGCTGATCGCGGGCTGTGCGTTGCTGCTCAGCATCGTCACTTCGGGCGCGCTCCAGCTCGCCTGCGTGGCGATCGCCTTCGCCGCGCCAAGCCTGACCACGATCTTCGGCCCGGTGGCGCTCGGCGCCGTCGCGCCGGCGGCCCAGCGCGGCCGGCTGATCGTCGTGATCTATTCGGGCAATGCGGCGTCGGCCCTGTTTTCGAATGCGCTGACCGGATGGATCGTGGGCGCGGCGGGCAGCAACAGCGCGCTCGGCTTTGCTCACGCCATGACATTCACTGCCGGCGTTCTCATCATCGGTGCAGTTGCCGCGTTTGCACTCATCTTCCCGGAGCGGACCATCGCGCGTTTTGCGAAGACCTCATCGCCATCATCTTCAGCTACCATCCTTCCCGCCACGTCGACCTGATCGGCCCATCTCAAGGACACCACATGAAGTTCGCAAGCTTTGAAATCGACAATGCCGCCTCCTGGGGCCTGGTGGAGGGCGACAGCGTGGCAGATCTCGGCGGCCGCTACCCCGACTTGAAATCGGCGATCGCGGCTGGCGGCCTGGCCGAGGCAGCCAAGTCCGCCGCCGGCACAAAACGCCATCCGCTGGCGAAGATCAAATTCCTGCCGGTGATCCCGAACCCTGACAAGATCCTCTGCATCGGCCTGAACTATGAGAACCACCGCAAGGAGACCGGCCGCTCCGAGGTCGAGAATCCCACCGTGTTCGGGCGCTTCGCCAACAGCCAGACCGGCCATCTCACCGACATCATCCGCCCGAAGGTCTCGACCCATCTCGACTTCGAGGGCGAGCTCGCGATCATCATCGGCAAACCCGGCCGCTACATCAAGAAGAGCGAGGCGTGGGGCCACATCGCTGGCTACGCCTGCTACAACGAGGGCAGCGTGCGCGACTATCAGCGCCACACCCACCAGTTCACGCCGGGCAAGAATTTTCCATCGACCGGTGGCTTCGGCCCGTATCTGGTCACGCCCGACGAGGTCGGCAATGTCGGTCCGCTGCGTTTGCAGACCCGACTCAACGGCGAGGTCGTGCAGGACACGACCATCGACCAGATGATCTTCGATATCCCGCGCCAGATCGAATATTGCTCGCAGTTCACCCGGCTCGAACCGGGCGACGTCATCGCCACTGGCACGCCGGGCGGCGTCGGCTCGCGGCGTACCCCGCCGCTGTGGATGAAAGCCGGCGATGTCGTCGAGGTCGAGATCGACAAGGTCGGGCTGCTTCGCAATGGGATTGCCGACGAAGCCTGATCGCTCTGCGTGAGCCTGTTGTCATGGAACGCCGGCGCGGATGTCGCCGCGAGCAGGGAACCGTTGGACGGCGACGGTGCCTCCGCACCGGAACGATTCACATGGGTTAATCATTAGAAGAGGGCGGCAGGACGCGGAGTCCTTAGGAATGGGTATGCTCGATCCCGGTCGGTTTCTGGTGTCATGCTCGCATTGCGAGGCATGGCCGATGGCGGCCAATGTCAAACGTTCGAGCTGGTCGGC
This genomic interval from Bradyrhizobium guangzhouense contains the following:
- a CDS encoding fumarylacetoacetate hydrolase family protein, which produces MKFASFEIDNAASWGLVEGDSVADLGGRYPDLKSAIAAGGLAEAAKSAAGTKRHPLAKIKFLPVIPNPDKILCIGLNYENHRKETGRSEVENPTVFGRFANSQTGHLTDIIRPKVSTHLDFEGELAIIIGKPGRYIKKSEAWGHIAGYACYNEGSVRDYQRHTHQFTPGKNFPSTGGFGPYLVTPDEVGNVGPLRLQTRLNGEVVQDTTIDQMIFDIPRQIEYCSQFTRLEPGDVIATGTPGGVGSRRTPPLWMKAGDVVEVEIDKVGLLRNGIADEA
- a CDS encoding MFS transporter, which translates into the protein MPSPESLTTGPTVPARAYAVLVMLFLFQTINFFDKLVFGLSAVPMMKELSLSPKEFGLIGSSFFLLFSLSGMAVGLFVVGRFPVKWILMLLAAIWSATQLPVFFSSSVMVLVVCRILLGAGEGPGLPTALHACYNWFPADKRSVPSAVVLQGISIGLLAGGPLLTYVILGHGWRTGFLVCGLLGIAWMIAWSVIGGEGPYAAASASQDSPAASPNVPARVLWCDPTVIGVIIMSTMSYWIVGISATWLPPFLQLGLGYKPTDVGWIISAIYLFQSPLLLSGSWVTQVLQRRGWSLRACLGNASGLALLIAGCALLLSIVTSGALQLACVAIAFAAPSLTTIFGPVALGAVAPAAQRGRLIVVIYSGNAASALFSNALTGWIVGAAGSNSALGFAHAMTFTAGVLIIGAVAAFALIFPERTIARFAKTSSPSSSATILPATST